One stretch of Astatotilapia calliptera chromosome 3, fAstCal1.2, whole genome shotgun sequence DNA includes these proteins:
- the cfi gene encoding complement factor I produces the protein MRSARVSVSLLLLVFINFEMVKPSDKSDRAHVDDQPHVTEQIEQTEQTDQKIQIPNLPTPLPTLLATTKAPETPESNEYLESFQCWKTRASCDVAFCLPWERCVEGKCTCKPPYLCPVENVNPVCGHDNRNYRSYCQVMALSCRTRKSHMSHFGDDCDVNGPKFRTSIDEETGLVRLFVPDSNGGEELLVCKKMWNMAAANVACKEQKKPLGAASKNTVDYNTLTASTQLPHRCVSVYCQGYETSLAECVIYDKVEVTKGSLVATATCYEESTAPTDHPFTCVNGKRVAQYQTCNGIDDCGDQSDEMCCKKCRKNAFHCKTGVCIHKEALADGKIDCLDGEDESNKFKSKQKSLSLKGLPKNSEYISPMNETKANRKALEANLVCGIPNATTVDDEEVVQRGKSTHGRVKRVVGGVPAKPTQIQWQIALEENKRIDCGGAYIGGCWVITAAHCVRPNPRAFRVKFSLWKKSRAQDTTDIVPVEDIIIHPNYVANTYENDIALVKLQKLPFTEKCLVDNPAISAVCVPWSTHLFQPNHTCSISGWGRTAEGRSASVLLWANVSLIDNCGRFYGNRFKPGMMCAGDVEGSVDSCQGDSGGPLVCVDELGVSYLWGIVSWGERCGQPGFPGVYTQVAHYFEWIRLHIGWSAVTKFNS, from the exons GTAAAACCATCAGACAAAAGTGACCGAGCACACGTAGATGATCAGCCCCATGTGACTGAGCAGATCGAGCAGACTGAGCAGACGGATCAGAAAATCCAGATACCAAACTTACCAACCCCACTTCCCACCCTACTGGCTACTACCAAAGCCCCAGAGACACCTGAGAGCAATGAGTATCTGGAATCATTTCAATGTTG GAAGACTCGTGCATCATGTGATGTGGCTTTTTGCCTTCCATGGGAGCGTTGCGTTGAAggaaagtgcacatgtaaaccTCCTTATCTGTGCCCCGTTGAGAATGTGAACCCAGTTTGTGGCCATGACAACAGGAACTACCGATCCTACTGCCAG GTGATGGCGCTCTCATGCCGGACCAGGAAATCCCACATGTCCCACTTTGGGGATGACTGTGATG TAAATGGTCCAAAGTTCAGAACTTCAATAGATGAGGAAACCGGATTAGTCAGGTTGTTTGTTCCTGACAGCAATGGTGGGGAGGAATTACTGGTGTGTAAGAAGATGTGGAACATGGCTGCTGCTAATGTGGCTTGCAAGGAACAGAAGAAACCACT GGGTGCAGCATCCAAAAACACAGTGGATTACAACACCTTGACAGCTTCCACACAGCTTCCACACAGATGTGTTAGTGTCTACTGCCAAGGTTATGAAACGTCCTTAGCTGAGTGTGTTATCTACGACAAAGTGGAGGTTACAAAAGGATCGTTAGTTGCTACTGCAACCTGTTACGAGGAATCAACAGCACCAACAG ACCATCCCTTCACCTGTGTGAATGGAAAGCGTGTGGCTCAATACCAGACGTGTAACGGAATTGATGATTGTGGTGACCAAAGTGATGAGATGTGCTGCAAAA AGTGCAGAAAAAATGCTTTCCACTGTAAAACGGGAGTGTGTATTCATAAAGAAGCACTCGCTGATGGCAAGATCGACTGCCTGGATGGCGAGGAtgaatcaaacaaatttaagtcAAAGCAAA AATCACTTTCACTGAAAGGTCTGCCCAAAAATTCAG agtaCATCTCTCCAATGAATG AAACAAAGGCCAACAGAAAAGCCCTGGAGGCCAATCTGGTCTGTGGCATTCCAAATGCTACCACAGTGGATGATGAGGAAGTGGTGCAACGAGGAAAGAGTACCCATGGAAGAGTCAAGAGGGTAGTCGGGGGAGTACCAGCAAAGCCG ACCCAAATCCAGTGGCAGATTGCTCTGGAGGAAAACAAGAGGATTGACTGTGGAGGAGCTTATATCGGAGGCTGCTGGGTCATCACTGCAGCTCACTGTGTCAG ACCCAACCCCCGTGCCTTCAGAGTGAAGTTTTCCCTCTGGAAAAAATCTCGAGCTCAAGACACAACTGACATTGTTCCTGTTGAGGACATCATTATCCACCCAAA TTATGTTGCCAACACATATGAAAACGACATCGCTCTGGTAAAACTCCAGAAGCTTCCATTCACAGAGAAATGTTTGGTGGACAATCCAGCAATAAGCGCAGTCTGTGTTCCCTGGTCCACACACCTCTTCCAGCCCAACCACACCTGCAGTATCTCTGGGTGGGGACGAACTGCAG AGGGGAGGTCAGCTTCCGTGTTGCTCTGGGCCAACGTTTCTCTGATCGACAATTGCGGCAGATTCTATGGAAACCGCTTCAAACCAGGCATGATGTGTGCAG gTGATGTGGAAGGCAGCGTGGACTCCTGTCAGGGCGACAGTGGAGGTCCTCTGGTTTGTGTGGATGAGTTAGGCGTTTCCTACCTGTGGGGCATCGTCAGCTGGGGTGAGAGGTGTGGACAGCCAGGATTCCCTGGAGTTtatacacag GTCGCACATTACTTCGAGTGGATTAGGCTTCACATAGGTTGGTCTGCAGTCACCAAATTCAACTCATAA